In Microvenator marinus, one genomic interval encodes:
- a CDS encoding sigma-70 family RNA polymerase sigma factor, whose amino-acid sequence MARDEQNQADSDIDVEILEDDDSLDLSEEGLREAEELGDLSLMMTGGVSSDLVGSDPLSAYLARLSHIAPLPAEEQQKLAERYKNDEDANAAKMLIITNLRLVVKIAREYQRRWTNLLDLIQEGNVGLAEAVTRYDPYRGVKFTSYAQYWIRAMILNYLMNHLHPVRIGSSRAGRKLFYNLKKARRELIRRGEEPTPALIAEYLDVDEAEVVRVAQQLDSPPVYMDQTAPGLDKTTIGELMADESAEDPEEWAANREMGSQIGAAIKAFGESLDDEREQAIWTQRMIAEDPRSLVELGDEFGVSKERIRQVEVQIRERFKKYLLSNLGDDVRINFLESQ is encoded by the coding sequence ATGGCAAGAGACGAACAAAATCAGGCGGATTCAGATATCGACGTCGAGATTCTAGAGGACGACGATTCCCTTGATTTGTCCGAAGAAGGCTTGAGGGAAGCCGAGGAGCTCGGGGACTTGAGCCTGATGATGACAGGCGGCGTCTCAAGCGACTTGGTGGGCTCGGATCCGCTCTCTGCGTACCTCGCAAGGCTTAGCCACATCGCGCCTCTGCCTGCTGAAGAGCAGCAGAAACTAGCCGAGCGCTACAAGAACGACGAAGACGCGAACGCCGCGAAGATGCTCATCATCACCAACCTGCGTCTCGTGGTTAAAATCGCACGCGAATACCAAAGGCGTTGGACAAACCTTCTGGATCTCATCCAAGAGGGCAACGTCGGTCTCGCCGAGGCAGTGACTCGCTACGACCCCTATCGTGGCGTCAAGTTCACGAGTTACGCACAGTACTGGATCCGGGCGATGATTCTGAACTACCTCATGAATCACCTGCATCCGGTTAGGATCGGCAGCTCCAGAGCCGGCCGAAAACTCTTTTACAATCTGAAAAAGGCCCGCCGCGAGTTGATTCGGCGGGGTGAAGAGCCCACGCCCGCACTTATTGCGGAGTACCTGGACGTGGATGAGGCCGAGGTTGTGCGCGTGGCACAACAGCTGGACTCACCGCCAGTCTACATGGACCAGACAGCTCCAGGTCTCGACAAGACGACTATCGGCGAGCTCATGGCCGATGAATCTGCCGAAGACCCGGAAGAATGGGCTGCGAATCGCGAAATGGGCTCCCAGATTGGCGCCGCCATCAAGGCCTTTGGTGAATCACTCGATGACGAGCGCGAACAGGCGATATGGACTCAGCGCATGATCGCTGAAGATCCGCGGAGTCTTGTAGAGCTCGGTGATGAGTTCGGCGTCTCCAAAGAGCGTATCAGGCAGGTCGAAGTCCAGATACGTGAGCGATTCAAGAAGTATCTGCTCTCAAATTTGGGCGACGACGTTCGTATCAATTTCCTCGAGTCTCAATGA
- a CDS encoding serine/threonine-protein kinase PknK, producing the protein MSDGLPKIGELVAGRYRIQEELGRGGYGVVYRARQDVMGRDVALKVLKPEAAKKSTEVERFRREVFHASGLKHPNTIQLYDFGETNGLFYIVMEFLQGLNLREHVLAQGPFEHDGAVEITLQILKSLREAHEHGIVHRDLKPENIFLVNTGQDDEILAKVLDFGLSKYVEGAGGKKEPTLTKEGMIFGTPQYMSPEQAYGQKVTPMTDIYALGLLIYEMVTARCAFTGRSSMEILIKQVSQPIPSMPEKLQGTVLAEFVDICTQKESKDRFPNAGEAYTWLSRRKNSPSMIQMFQNIDPEAHIETPEMVPAVRPMNAESDTQARVMMVSQNFELRLASMPMVGRQEELDSLLYWSRQALYSGGVSWITGDVGVGKTRLLNEWVRHFEMDGVLVLRGDYKEHGGPLVGLREALAPLTEQQTGGGQDTLPQVLSMDRLIELRGILLVDDDQKSALSEDAAFAVVEQAIFSIATNRPTVLVLENLQWADSFTQRLLEHWQEELAALTLPLLLVLTSRTDEVGTSQKLNHISGLGRRVVGPSFAHAIQLNRLTDAEALRMLGYLLPTSEAVEDRILRLSRGNPLFLTEVSRYLLEAELVEFNEGVQRWDLRADLPPGEDFIPPSMSELVLRRIRSLVTHTSHGGVFKALILRAVLIGSRFELRVLKELLRRESRPDLEFYIDDAVDRFARAGILQPVVMGTKPGLEFSYSLSQKTLFDSGIDFGEDAKRVHAHLAEIKTDLYESTSRDRRLELSSSIAEHYMECDERLQAHKWWMTASTDAEDALDFRASLNFLNSAQMLLSDEIDPDGERLLEVRLRQGKFYQLLGEYGPAEYALSAALEEARRVGDQVGEAMASEALAQVYTLLGRYHEARSNLDSTIALYEKFPDFVGILRCETNHAEILRYQGRYVEAQARFQEGINKADALNNVAIAVQNLYGLGQCYYAHGHLRSAVDVFHACRKRAEVAGLWRIVSSIDIELAMIAIVTEGVNRAEQLVKQALEAKRKTGDTLGQAHAHLILGMALRRSLRVQEAEFHAERALTLNERLSHKYGIGKSILLHAEIAWLKGKPETALTLIEEALQVHTEIADSHGRALSLIYKGLFCVEAEKPDDAAEAVAEAMRIGGEDGLGVYQPAGLLFLGMVYEAQENIEEAIAYYGESLELAEQMGNRESASLAAISLAKLHIVMGDIESASQEIPIARNQAERLGNNIALMLALTGEAWLARVQNNPHTLQPTLQKLRVLADQRGGANLRVPEKLAKLAMQLVTHQPANKVRQSVSTVIELIEAIGAEDLARKLQKKLALFL; encoded by the coding sequence ATGAGTGATGGACTTCCGAAAATCGGGGAACTCGTTGCGGGGCGCTACCGTATTCAAGAAGAGCTAGGTCGTGGCGGATACGGCGTGGTTTATCGTGCGCGCCAAGACGTGATGGGCCGCGATGTGGCGCTCAAAGTTCTGAAGCCCGAAGCCGCGAAGAAGAGCACTGAAGTCGAGAGATTTCGCCGAGAAGTCTTCCACGCGAGCGGCCTCAAACACCCAAACACCATCCAACTCTATGATTTCGGCGAGACGAATGGTCTCTTCTACATCGTCATGGAGTTCTTGCAGGGGCTAAACCTGCGTGAACACGTGCTCGCCCAGGGACCGTTTGAGCACGATGGTGCTGTGGAGATTACCCTCCAAATCCTCAAGAGCCTTCGTGAAGCTCACGAACACGGCATCGTGCATCGCGATCTCAAGCCCGAGAATATCTTTCTCGTGAACACCGGGCAGGACGACGAAATCCTCGCGAAAGTGCTCGATTTCGGGCTTTCGAAGTACGTCGAAGGCGCCGGAGGTAAAAAAGAGCCGACCCTTACCAAAGAGGGCATGATCTTCGGGACACCGCAGTATATGTCGCCCGAACAGGCTTATGGGCAAAAAGTCACGCCCATGACCGACATCTACGCACTCGGCCTGCTTATCTACGAGATGGTCACGGCGCGTTGTGCGTTTACCGGCCGAAGTTCCATGGAGATCCTCATCAAGCAGGTCTCCCAGCCGATCCCGTCTATGCCCGAAAAGCTCCAGGGCACGGTGCTCGCGGAGTTCGTCGATATCTGCACGCAAAAGGAATCCAAAGACAGGTTTCCGAACGCGGGCGAGGCCTATACGTGGCTGAGTCGGCGCAAGAACTCGCCGTCGATGATCCAGATGTTCCAGAACATCGACCCGGAAGCCCATATCGAGACCCCTGAGATGGTGCCGGCTGTCAGGCCCATGAATGCGGAGTCCGACACGCAAGCGCGCGTGATGATGGTCTCACAGAACTTTGAATTGCGACTCGCCTCCATGCCCATGGTTGGGCGCCAGGAAGAGCTCGACTCCTTGCTCTATTGGTCCCGACAAGCCCTCTATTCCGGCGGCGTATCGTGGATTACCGGCGATGTCGGCGTCGGCAAGACGCGCCTCCTCAACGAGTGGGTTCGACACTTTGAGATGGACGGCGTCCTCGTCCTAAGAGGCGACTACAAGGAGCACGGCGGACCGCTTGTAGGTTTGCGTGAAGCCCTCGCACCCCTGACTGAACAGCAAACAGGTGGTGGGCAAGATACGCTGCCTCAAGTTCTCTCGATGGATAGGCTTATCGAGCTGCGAGGGATTCTCCTCGTAGATGACGACCAAAAGAGTGCCCTCTCCGAAGACGCCGCGTTCGCCGTAGTAGAGCAGGCGATCTTTAGTATCGCAACAAATCGCCCCACGGTGCTCGTCCTCGAAAATCTTCAATGGGCCGACTCGTTCACCCAGCGCCTCCTCGAGCATTGGCAGGAGGAGCTCGCGGCCCTGACGCTGCCGCTACTGCTCGTGCTCACATCGCGCACGGACGAGGTCGGCACGTCGCAAAAGCTCAACCACATCTCAGGGCTAGGCCGCAGAGTTGTTGGGCCTTCGTTTGCCCACGCGATTCAGCTCAATCGTCTAACCGATGCGGAAGCCCTGCGCATGCTCGGCTATCTCTTGCCGACCTCGGAGGCCGTTGAGGACCGCATTCTACGCCTCTCCCGCGGAAACCCGCTCTTTTTGACTGAGGTCTCCAGATACCTTCTGGAAGCCGAGCTCGTAGAGTTCAACGAAGGGGTTCAACGCTGGGATTTGCGCGCAGATCTGCCTCCGGGCGAGGACTTCATTCCACCGAGTATGAGCGAGCTTGTGCTTCGGCGAATCCGTTCCCTGGTCACGCACACAAGCCACGGTGGTGTCTTTAAGGCCCTGATTTTGCGCGCTGTCCTTATCGGCTCGCGTTTTGAATTGCGGGTCCTAAAAGAGCTTCTGCGCCGCGAATCGCGCCCCGACTTAGAGTTCTATATCGACGATGCCGTCGATCGGTTTGCACGCGCCGGAATCCTGCAGCCCGTCGTTATGGGCACTAAGCCTGGGCTTGAGTTTAGCTACAGCCTCAGCCAAAAGACGCTTTTTGACTCAGGAATCGATTTTGGCGAAGACGCAAAACGCGTGCACGCCCACCTCGCGGAGATTAAGACCGATCTCTACGAGTCTACGTCTCGGGATCGACGGCTCGAACTCTCATCGTCCATCGCTGAACACTATATGGAATGCGACGAGAGACTGCAGGCCCATAAGTGGTGGATGACCGCGTCCACAGACGCTGAGGATGCCCTCGACTTCCGGGCGAGCTTGAACTTCCTCAATTCCGCACAGATGCTCCTCAGTGACGAGATCGACCCGGACGGAGAACGACTGCTCGAAGTGCGTCTGAGGCAGGGCAAATTCTACCAACTTCTGGGCGAGTATGGCCCCGCGGAGTACGCGCTGAGTGCCGCCCTTGAAGAGGCCCGGCGGGTTGGCGATCAGGTCGGCGAAGCCATGGCCTCCGAGGCTCTTGCTCAAGTCTACACCTTGCTTGGTCGCTATCACGAGGCGCGTTCCAATCTCGATTCCACGATCGCACTCTATGAAAAATTTCCTGATTTTGTTGGGATCTTAAGGTGCGAGACCAACCACGCGGAAATCCTTCGTTATCAAGGCCGATATGTCGAGGCCCAAGCTCGCTTCCAAGAGGGTATCAACAAGGCCGACGCGCTCAATAACGTGGCGATCGCCGTGCAGAACCTCTACGGCCTTGGACAGTGCTATTACGCGCACGGCCACTTGCGCTCGGCGGTTGACGTCTTCCACGCCTGCCGGAAACGTGCTGAAGTTGCAGGTCTCTGGCGCATTGTGAGTTCTATCGATATCGAACTCGCGATGATCGCGATCGTGACCGAGGGCGTGAACCGAGCTGAACAACTCGTAAAACAGGCCCTCGAAGCTAAACGAAAGACCGGCGACACGCTTGGGCAGGCTCACGCTCACTTGATTCTAGGCATGGCATTGAGGCGCTCCCTGCGTGTGCAAGAGGCCGAGTTTCACGCTGAACGCGCGCTCACCCTCAATGAAAGGCTCTCCCACAAATACGGCATCGGAAAGTCGATCCTATTGCACGCTGAAATCGCGTGGCTAAAAGGCAAGCCCGAGACCGCGCTCACCCTGATTGAAGAGGCACTCCAAGTTCATACCGAGATCGCCGACTCCCACGGACGTGCGCTCTCGCTGATCTACAAGGGGCTCTTCTGCGTGGAGGCGGAAAAGCCCGATGACGCCGCCGAGGCCGTCGCCGAGGCTATGCGAATTGGCGGGGAAGATGGACTCGGCGTGTATCAGCCTGCTGGTTTGCTCTTCCTTGGAATGGTCTATGAAGCACAGGAGAATATCGAGGAAGCCATCGCCTATTACGGAGAGTCCCTTGAGCTGGCCGAGCAGATGGGGAATCGCGAGTCTGCGTCACTTGCCGCCATTAGTTTGGCCAAACTCCATATTGTGATGGGCGATATTGAATCAGCGTCGCAAGAGATTCCGATCGCACGAAATCAAGCCGAGCGGCTGGGCAATAATATCGCACTGATGCTTGCGCTTACTGGCGAAGCCTGGCTCGCTCGAGTCCAAAACAACCCCCACACGCTGCAGCCCACATTGCAGAAACTCCGAGTCCTGGCCGATCAACGCGGCGGGGCAAATCTTCGGGTCCCTGAGAAACTCGCTAAACTCGCCATGCAGCTCGTGACCCATCAACCGGCTAATAAAGTCAGGCAGTCCGTGTCCACCGTGATCGAACTGATCGAGGCTATCGGTGCGGAAGACCTCGCAAGAAAGCTACAAAAGAAGCTCGCACTCTTTCTCTGA
- the lpdA gene encoding dihydrolipoyl dehydrogenase yields MYDLVVIGSGPGGYIAAVRAGQLGMKVACIEKYSTYGGTCLNVGCIPSKALLESSEKFEEAHHALEQHGVKVSDIQLDLSAMLERKNQIVGQLTGGIGYLFKKYKVDGIQGFGSITGKNQVTVKKDDGTEEVLETKKILIATGSKPSSIPGVTIDKDRVVDSTGALKFEEVPKHLIVIGAGVIGLELGSVWRRLGAKVTVLEYMPKILGNSDAEVAKEAKKIFGKQGVEFLLDVKVTGTKVDGETVTVTYEEKGESKSIQGDRVLVSVGRRPYTDGLGLSNIGLETDKRGTIHVDKNFETSVKGVYAIGDVIPGPMLAHKAEEEGVVCVERMNGIGAHINYDAIPDVVYTEPEIASVGKTEEALKEAGIAYKKGKFPFMANGRAKALASTQGFVKILADEKTDRLLGAQIIGPRAGDLIAELAVAMEFGASSEDIGRSSHAHPTLAEVIKEAALSVTGSPLNM; encoded by the coding sequence ATGTACGATTTGGTTGTAATTGGTTCGGGTCCTGGGGGCTATATCGCTGCGGTTCGTGCAGGTCAGCTTGGAATGAAGGTGGCGTGCATTGAGAAGTATTCAACCTACGGCGGTACCTGCCTCAACGTGGGATGTATCCCGTCGAAGGCCTTGCTTGAGTCCAGCGAAAAATTCGAAGAGGCCCATCACGCGTTGGAACAACACGGTGTCAAAGTCTCCGATATCCAATTGGATCTGAGCGCCATGCTCGAGCGCAAGAATCAGATCGTCGGGCAACTCACCGGCGGCATCGGATACCTCTTTAAGAAGTACAAGGTCGACGGCATCCAAGGATTTGGCTCGATCACCGGCAAGAACCAGGTGACCGTCAAGAAAGATGACGGGACCGAAGAGGTGCTCGAAACCAAGAAAATCCTCATCGCTACGGGCTCAAAACCGTCCAGCATTCCTGGGGTGACCATCGACAAAGATCGCGTGGTGGACTCCACAGGTGCGCTCAAGTTCGAAGAAGTTCCAAAGCACCTCATCGTGATCGGTGCCGGGGTCATCGGGCTTGAGCTCGGCTCGGTCTGGCGCCGTCTGGGCGCAAAAGTCACCGTGCTCGAGTACATGCCAAAAATCCTAGGCAACTCGGACGCCGAGGTCGCCAAAGAGGCCAAGAAGATCTTCGGCAAACAAGGCGTTGAATTCCTCCTCGACGTCAAAGTTACGGGCACCAAAGTAGACGGCGAAACCGTGACAGTGACGTATGAAGAAAAGGGCGAGTCCAAATCGATTCAAGGCGATCGCGTGCTCGTCTCGGTGGGGCGCCGCCCATACACGGACGGCCTCGGGCTCTCCAATATCGGTCTTGAAACCGACAAGCGCGGCACCATCCACGTGGACAAGAATTTCGAGACCTCGGTCAAGGGCGTCTACGCCATCGGAGACGTGATCCCCGGACCAATGCTCGCCCACAAGGCAGAGGAAGAAGGAGTGGTCTGCGTGGAGCGCATGAACGGCATCGGCGCACATATCAACTACGACGCGATTCCTGACGTGGTTTATACCGAGCCTGAGATCGCGTCCGTGGGTAAAACCGAAGAAGCCCTCAAAGAAGCCGGCATCGCCTACAAAAAAGGAAAATTCCCCTTCATGGCAAACGGCCGCGCAAAGGCGTTAGCCAGCACACAGGGCTTCGTGAAAATCCTGGCGGACGAAAAAACCGATCGCCTCCTTGGGGCGCAAATCATCGGACCACGGGCGGGCGACCTGATCGCCGAGCTCGCCGTTGCCATGGAATTTGGCGCGTCATCCGAGGATATCGGCCGCAGCTCACACGCACACCCGACACTCGCCGAAGTGATCAAAGAAGCGGCTCTATCCGTTACCGGCTCGCCACTAAATATGTAA
- a CDS encoding rhodanese-like domain-containing protein has translation MKVPNLKEMSPIKRRRFLKLMGAALASPAVPAALKFDAMSMLVGEAHAQEMENSAPTYFVEINLRDQWDFGHVFVSPGLATHADLRRGTNGTKCALFYNNLSQQAHNFYLTEDSMELIPHLDDIACCEMFELSVGRIHGHEAANCTRSPGRGYNGGAGRMAMYEAEPAYSEQGNEPHYSSTPTPAALHNYWQKQLDDKPLRNGVAFKGVSRFHTVYHFGAGLPGAELDRRQNVSELMNAFPDQVRDLNVLASPEEAATISRILRSLDQRYFQKYGYSTGAVDRHNQNIQEVQELLYTGQTQTISLPLSDEERNYWSEGVPPQVGQNIKANIWEQCAYAFKLLSNDMTRTFAVEFDYLDVHDQRTPDQMHVKARQTVLPLVRLIESFKAAGMWDRTLIAIYSLDGGRSPAAASYGNEGKNTVILAGGMVRGGYYGDISVAGNTGDGHNYRYHIPDANTGALAGAVTDNSGRIPGASIWKTTMRALKVPASVYNQFADVQSAPELPFILKT, from the coding sequence ATGAAAGTGCCTAATCTCAAAGAAATGTCGCCGATTAAGCGCCGCCGGTTCCTCAAGCTCATGGGCGCGGCCCTAGCGTCTCCTGCCGTTCCTGCCGCGCTGAAATTCGACGCGATGTCCATGCTCGTCGGAGAGGCCCACGCACAAGAGATGGAGAACTCCGCGCCCACCTATTTTGTGGAGATCAACCTTCGCGACCAATGGGATTTCGGCCATGTCTTCGTCTCTCCAGGCCTTGCGACCCACGCGGATTTGCGCCGCGGCACCAACGGCACAAAATGCGCGCTCTTCTACAATAACCTGAGTCAGCAGGCGCATAACTTCTACCTGACCGAAGACTCCATGGAGCTCATCCCGCATCTCGACGATATCGCGTGCTGCGAGATGTTCGAGCTTTCTGTGGGCCGCATCCACGGCCACGAAGCCGCAAACTGCACGCGATCTCCGGGCCGCGGATATAACGGCGGTGCCGGGCGTATGGCCATGTACGAGGCCGAACCGGCCTACTCCGAGCAAGGCAACGAACCACACTACTCCTCCACCCCTACGCCCGCCGCGTTGCACAATTATTGGCAAAAGCAGCTCGACGATAAACCGCTCAGAAACGGCGTGGCATTTAAGGGCGTGAGCCGCTTCCACACGGTCTATCACTTCGGTGCTGGGCTGCCGGGTGCCGAGCTCGACCGCCGCCAGAATGTCTCCGAGCTCATGAACGCCTTCCCAGACCAAGTCCGCGACTTGAACGTGCTCGCATCTCCCGAGGAGGCCGCTACCATCTCGAGAATCCTGCGCTCCCTCGACCAGCGCTATTTCCAGAAGTACGGCTATTCAACGGGCGCTGTGGACAGGCACAACCAGAATATTCAAGAGGTCCAAGAACTCCTTTATACCGGACAAACCCAGACCATCAGCCTGCCGCTTTCCGACGAGGAGCGTAATTACTGGAGCGAAGGTGTGCCGCCTCAAGTGGGTCAAAACATCAAGGCAAATATCTGGGAGCAGTGCGCGTACGCCTTCAAATTGCTCTCCAACGATATGACCCGTACATTTGCGGTTGAGTTTGATTATCTTGACGTCCATGACCAGCGAACGCCCGACCAGATGCACGTCAAAGCCCGCCAAACTGTGCTCCCGCTGGTGCGCCTCATCGAGAGCTTCAAAGCCGCCGGAATGTGGGACCGCACCCTCATCGCGATCTACAGCCTGGACGGCGGTCGTTCGCCCGCAGCGGCTAGCTACGGCAACGAAGGTAAGAATACCGTCATTCTGGCCGGCGGCATGGTGCGCGGTGGCTATTATGGGGATATCTCGGTGGCTGGAAACACTGGCGACGGCCATAACTACCGCTACCATATTCCCGACGCCAATACGGGCGCGCTTGCAGGGGCCGTGACGGACAACTCCGGCAGAATTCCAGGAGCGTCTATCTGGAAAACAACAATGCGAGCACTAAAGGTGCCCGCATCGGTTTATAATCAGTTCGCCGATGTCCAATCAGCGCCTGAACTGCCTTTCATTCTCAAGACCTGA